One stretch of Juglans microcarpa x Juglans regia isolate MS1-56 chromosome 3D, Jm3101_v1.0, whole genome shotgun sequence DNA includes these proteins:
- the LOC121254747 gene encoding nicotinamide adenine dinucleotide transporter 2, mitochondrial, producing MTVPRESSHGFRDGGVPTIRDLICHAGSGASAGAIAATFMCPLDVIKTRLQVHGLPPGHRGSVIVTSLKDILRTEGFRGLYRGLSPTIVALLPNWAVYFTVYEHLKGLLQSHVDSTNQLTIGANMIAAAGAGAATSITTNPLWVVKTRLQTQGMRQGIVPYKSMLSALTRIAHEEGIRGLYSGIVPSLAGISHVAIQFPAYEKIKCYMARRSNTTVDKLSPGSVAVASSVAKVIASVMTYPHEVVRSRLQEQGLARNNGVRYEGVIDCIRKVFQKEGFPGFYRGCATNLLRTTPSAVITFTSYEMIHRFLEQVIPPDKEHS from the exons ATGACTGTCCCCAGGGAGTCTTCTCATGGTTTCCGCGATGGTGGTGTTCCAACCATCAGAGATTTAATCTGCCACGCAGGTTCCGGTGCCTCCGCCG GGGCGATTGCGGCGACCTTTATGTGCCCGTTGGATGTGATCAAGACAAGGCTACAGGTCCATGGCCTCCCTCCTGGCCACAGAG GTAGTGTCATTGTCACAAGCCTAAAGGACATATTAAGGACTGAAGGTTTCAGGGGATTGTATCGTGGCCTTTCACCTACAATAGTAGCGTTACTTCCAAACTGGGCG GTCTACTTCACAGTTTATGAGCATCTAAAAGGCCTACTCCAGTCACATG TGGATAGCACAAATCAACTCACTATTGGAGCAAATATGATAGCTGCTGCTGGTGCTGGGGCTGCCACTTCTATCACCACAAATCCATTGTGGGTTGTTAAGACCAGACTGCAA ACACAGGGAATGAGGCAGGGCATCGTTCCCTACAAAAGTATGCTTTCTGCTTTGACAAGGATTGCACATGAGGAAGGCATTCGAGGGCTGTATAG TGGCATTGTTCCTTCATTGGCTGGGATAAGTCATGTTGCAATTCAATTTCCTGCATATGAAAAGATCAAGTGTTATATGGCAAGAAGGA GTAACACAACTGTTGATAAGTTGAGTCCTGGAAGTGTTGCTGTTGCTTCATCGGTTGCAAAAGTGATTGCCTCTGTGATGACCTATCCACATGAG GTAGTGCGATCCCGGCTGCAAGAGCAAGGGCTGGCCAGAAACAATGGAGTCCGATATGAAGGGGTTATCGATTGTATTAGGAAGGTGTTCCAAAAGGAAGGCTTTCCTGGTTTTTACCGCGGTTGTGCTACTAATCTGTTGAGAACAACTCCGTCTGCAGTCATTACGTTTACCAGTTATGAGATGATACATCGATTCTTGGAGCAGGTTATACCTCCAGACAAGGAGCATTCATAA
- the LOC121254748 gene encoding uncharacterized protein LOC121254748 — MATLQRFKLLATQCGVAPSPTRSPRTSPVVHFRRRKTTLRMLLSRTSTRRSPSQGDPPAPPVIPSSRLPGKQKEKNLGEAQGRFTLKDLFVSSSPVEETKEGTTVGLVGSGSLVGGGLDNWKAGPGSPRPAWTGFRYRSLLRKAWRPVLDSIPESE; from the coding sequence ATGGCAACGCTTCAGAGATTCAAGCTGCTGGCGACGCAGTGCGGCGTGGCTCCCAGCCCTACGCGGAGCCCGAGGACAAGCCCGGTGGTCCACTTCCGTCGCCGCAAGACCACCCTGCGGATGCTCCTCAGCCGGACCTCCACCCGCCGCTCTCCAAGCCAGGGAGACCCACCGGCACCACCAGTAATCCCGTCGAGTCGGTTGCCGGGGAAGCAGAAGGAGAAGAACTTGGGGGAGGCGCAGGGACGTTTCACTCTGAAGGACCTGTTCGTGTCGTCTTCGCCGGTCGAAGAGACAAAGGAAGGGACGACCGTTGGTTTAGTTGGGAGCGGAAGTTTAGTTGGCGGCGGGTTGGATAATTGGAAAGCGGGACCGGGGTCGCCAAGGCCGGCCTGGACCGGTTTTCGGTACAGGTCGTTGTTGAGAAAGGCTTGGCGTCCTGTGCTTGATTCTATTCCCGAGTCtgagtaa